The DNA segment GTTCGATTCCGTTCACCAGCTCCATTTTCAACAGTGTTTGACCAGAAATACCAATTTTATTTTCATAATATTAAAAAGGGTGAGATACTCAAGCGGCCAACGAGGGCAGACTGTAAATCTGCTGACTATGTCTTCCGTGGTTCGAATCCACGTCTCACCACCAGCTATATGCGGGAGTAGCTCAGTTGGCTAGAGCATCAGCCTTCCAAGCTGAGGGTCGCGGGTTCGAGTCCCGTTTCCCGCTCCAATTTTTGGATATTTTAACTGGGAGCTGTAAGAGAGGTTTTTATTTGCTTCAGTTTTTTATATCCACATGGTTTTAGTTGAATTGTTAAGTTTTAGGTAAATTTATCGTCTTAGCCAAGCGTTAAAAACGCTCATATGGCTCAGAGGTAGAGCACTTCCTTGGTAAGGAAGAGGTCGCGGGTTCAAGTCCCGCTATGAGCTCCAGGTTACGTTAAATTACAACTTAGACAAGACAAATTCTAGTTTTGAGTTCATATCATATTAATGGAGGAAAAGATGGCTAAAGAAAAATTTTCACGTAATAAGCCACACGTAAACATTGGTACCATTGGTCACGTTGACCACGGTAAAACTACATTAACAGCTGCTATTTCTGCTGTTCTTTCAAGAAGAGGTCTTGCTGAGCTTAAAGATTATGATAATATCGATAACGCTCCAGAAGAAAAAGAGCGCGGTATTACGATTGCTACTTCACACATTGAGTATGAAACAGAAAATCGCCACTATGCTCACGTTGACTGCCCAGGCCACGCTGACTATGTTAAAAATATGATTACTGGTGCTGCTCAAATGGACGGTGCTATCCTAGTTGTTTCAGCAGCTGACGGCCCAATGCCACAAACAAGAGAGCACATCCTACTATCTCGCCAAGTTGGCGTTCCATACATAGTTGTATTTATGAACAAAGCTGATATGGTTGATGACGCTGAACTTCTTGATCTAGTAGAAATGGAAATAAGAGAGCTTCTAAGCACTTATGACTTCCCAGGCGATGATACACCTATCATAGCTGGTTCTGCTCTTCAAGCACTAAATGAAGCAAAAGACGGCAAAGACGGCGAGTGGTCAGCAAAAGTTCTTGAGCTTATGGCTGCTGTTGATAGCTATATCCCAACTCCAGCTCGTGCTACTGATAAAGACTTCCTAATGCCTATCGAGGACGTGTTCTCGATCTCTGGTCGTGGTACAGTTGTTACAGGTAGAATTGAGAAGGGTGTTGTTAAAGTTGGCGATACAATCGAAATCGTTGGTATACGCGATACTCAAACAACAACAGTTACTGGTGTTGAGATGTTTAGAAAAGAGATGGATCAAGGCGAGGCTGGCGATAACGTTGGTGTTCTTTTAAGAGGTACTAAGAAAGAAGACGTTGAGCGTGGTATGGTTCTTGCTAAGCCAAAATCAATCACTCCACATACAAAATTTGAAGGAGAGGTTTATATCCTTACTAAAGATGAAGGTGGTCGCCACACTCCATTCTTTAACAATTATAGACCACAATTCTATGTTAGAACAACAGACGTTACAGGTTCTATAACTCTTCCAGAAGGTACTGAGATGGTTATGCCTGGTGATAACCTAAAAATTACAGTTGAGCTTATAGCTCCAGTAGCACTTGAAGAAGGTACACGCTTTGCTATCCGTGAGGGTGGTAGAACAGTTGGTTCTGGCGTTGTATCAAAGATATTAGCTTAATTTAGCATTATTTGGTAGAGGGGTTGTTCTCTCTACTTTTTAGAAAAGGAAATTTATGGCAAAAAGTAATAGTAGAGTAAAAATAGGTCTTAAATGCTCAGAATCTGGTGATATAAACTATACTACAACAAAAAATAGCAAGACAACAACAGAGAAATTAGAGCTTAAGAAGTATTGCCCTAGACTTAAAAAGCATACAGTTCATAAAGAAGTTAAATTAAAGAGCTAATTAGGCTATTAGCATTAGGGCAATAGCTCCAACGGTAGAGCGCTGGATTCCAAATCCAATGGTTGGGGGTTCGAATCCCTCTTGCCCTGCCACTATAAGGTAAAAAATGGAAAAGATAATAAATTATTTAAAGCTTTCAAAACTTGAAATTTTAAAGGTAATATTTCCTACTAAAGAGCAAGTAAGAAATGCTTTTATAACCGTTTTTATTGTTGTTACTGTTGTATCTCTATTTTTAGCTTTAGTTGATGCAATTATGTCTTTTTCACTTTCTAAGATTATCTAAAAGGGTTATTTATGGCACATAAATGGTATGCTATTCAAACGTATGCAGGAAGTGAAATGGCTGTAAAAAGAGCCATAGAGAGTATGGCTTTAGATAATGATATAGGCTCTAGAGTCGAGGAAGTTATAGTTCCTACAGAGGATGTGATAGAGATTAAAAACGGAAAACAAAAGATAAACGAAAGAACACTTTATCCAGGATATGCTTTTGCTCGTCTTGATTTAGATACTGCACTTTGGCATAAAATTCAATCTTTGCCGAAGGTTGGTAGATTTATCGGAGAGTCTAAAAAGCCGACCCCATTAAGTGATAAAGACATTAATACAATTTTAGAAAAAGTAGAAAAACGTGCTGCGCCTAAACCAAAAATATTTTTTGAAGATGGCGAGAGTGTTCGTATTACAGAGGGTCCTTTTGCAAACTTTACTGGTATAGTAGAGGAGTATGATATGGTTCACGGAAAGCTTCGTTTGAATGTTTCCATATTTGGCAGAAGTACACCGGTTGATATTTTATATTCACAAGTTGAGAAGATAATTTAAGGAGTAGGTTTATGGCTAAGAAAGTTATAGGCGAAATAAAATTGCAAATTGCTGCTACAAAAGCAAATCCAAGCCCTCCGGTTGGTCCGGCTCTTGGTCAGCAAGGCGTAAACATAATGGAGTTTTGTAAGGCTTTTAATGAAAGAACAAAAGATATGGCAGGTTTTAACATTCCTGTTGTTATCACTGTTTATGCTGATAGAAGTTTTACATTTATCACAAAACAACCACCTGCGACAGACCTTATAAAAAAGGCTGCTGGAATTTCAAAAGGTACTGATAACCCTTTGAAAAATAAAGTTGGTAAAATCACAAAAGCTCAAATTTTAGAGATAGTTGAGCGTAAAATTGTTGATTTAAACACAAACGACAAAGAGCAAGCTGCTAAAATTATAGCTGGTTCTGCTCGTTCAATGGGTGTCGAGGTTATAGACTAATACCTTTACCGCCAGGTTGATATTCAGAAGGCGGAAGCACGTTTTAATGCGGAGAGATTAATGGGAAAGACTACAAAAAGATTTCAAGAATTATTAAAAAAAGTTGATGATAACAAAATTTATAGTTTATCAGAAGCCATAGATACAGTTAAGACTTTGGCATCTGCGAAATTTGATGAAACAGTTGAGATAGCTCTTAAACTAAATGTTGATCCAAGACACGCAGATCAAATGGTTCGCGGTTCTGTTATATTACCAGCTGGAACAGGTAAAAAAGTTCGTGTTGCTGTTATCGCAAAAGACGCTAAAGCTGATGAGGCTAAGGCTGCTGGTGCTGATTTGGTTGGAGCTGAGGACATTATAGATGATGTTCAAAAAGGTATTATAAATTTCGATGTCCTTATCGCTACTCCTAATCTAATGGGTGTGTTAGGCAAAGCGGCTCGTATATTAGGACCAAAGGGTCTTATGCCAAACCCAAAAACCGGAACAGTTACTATGGACGTTGCACAAGCTGTTAATAACGCAAAGAGCGGTCAGGTAAATTTCCGTGTAGATAAGCAAGGAAATATCCACGCAGGTCTTGGCAAAGTAAGCTTTAGCAAAGAGCAACTTAATGAAAACGTGTCAGCATTTATTAAGGCTATAAATAAACATAAACCAGCTGCCGCAAAAGGTAGATATGTAAAAAATGCTAGATTATCGCTAACTATGAGCCCATCTATCGCTCTTGACACTCAAGAGGTTATGGATCTAAAATAATCAAAAGAGCCTTAAGTGGCTCTTTTTTAAGATAAAAATTTAGGTTTAAGTTTGTAAGCTTAAATTTTTATCTTAGATTAGAGATAGCGGAGGCCTTTGGGCTTAATTGATTCGACCCTCTCTGCTTGAAATCACTGGTCGGAAAGGAGAAGACGTGACACGTAACGAAAAATCTGAAGTTATAGCTAAACTAGAAAGCGAATTTAAAAATGCACAAGCTATTGTTGTTTGTGATTATCGTGGTCTTAGTGTTAAAAAACTTGAAGCTTTAAGAAATGCCGCAAGAGAGCAAAACGTTAAAGTTCAGGTTGTTAAAAATACATTAGCTAAAATTGCTCTTAAGAACGTAGAGAAAGAAGGAATGGATCTTAAAGATACAAACATCTATGTTTGGGGCGAAGATCAGCTAAGTGTAACTAAGGTTGTTGCTAAATTTGAAGAGACGAATCAAGATCTATTCAAAATTAAAATAGCACATATTGAAGGTGAAGTTGCAAGTGTTGAAAAAGTTAAAGCTCTATCTAAAATGCCTAGTCGTGATGAGCTTATTGCAATGCTTTTGCAGGTTTGGAATGCGCCAATTCAAAATTTCACAATTGGATTAAATGCGCTTAAAGAGAAAAAAGAACAATCAGCATAATAATAAAAGGATAATAAAATGGCAATTACAAAAGCAGATGTATTAGAGTTTATCTCTAATCTTTCAGTGTTAGAGCTTTCAGAACTTGTAAAAGAGTTTGAAGAGAAATTTGGCGTTAGTGCAGCTCCTGTAATGGTAGCTGGTGTTGGCGGTGGTGCAGCGGCTGAAGCAGCTGAAGAAAAAACTGAATTTAATATCGTTTTACTTGATGGTGGCGATAAGAAAATTAATGTTATTAAAGTTGTTCGTGCTCTTACTGGTCTTGGTCTTAAAGAGGCTAAAGACGCAGTTGAGCAAACTCCTTCTGTTCTTAAAGAGGGCGTTAGCAAAGACGAAGCAGAAGCTGCTAAAAAAGAGCTTGAAGAAGCTGGTGCAAAAGTCGAACTTAAATAATTTCATTTTTATTGAAATTAATAAAACTTATGAGAGAGCTAATGCTCTCTCCTTTTTAAATTTTAGATGCCATTAAAGGCTTAATACTTTTCTTTCAAAATTACCACGAGGTAGATATATGTTAAATAGTTTATACTCAGGAAATCGTCTTAGAGTTGATTTTTCAAATGTCGCTAAAGAGATAGATATTCCAAATTTATTACAACTACAAAAAAAGAGTTTCGACCAGTTTTTAAACCTAGATAATTCACTGCAAGAGAGCGGTATAGAAAAAGTTTTTAAATCAATATTCCCTATTCATGATATTCAAAACCGCCTAAGCCTTGAGTATGTTAGCTCCGAAATAGGTAAGCCAAAATACACAGTTAGAGAGTGTATAGAAAGAGGACTTACTTATTCTGTAAATTTAAAGATCAAAGTTCGTCTTATAGTTCACGAAAAAGATGAAAAAACCGGCGAGAAAATCGGTGTAAAAGATATAAAAGAACAAGAAATTTTTATCCGTGAAATTCCTCTTATGACAGATAGAATTTCATTTATCATAAATGGCGTTGAGCGTGTTGTTGTAAATCAGCTCCATAGAAGCCCAGGCGTTATTTTTAAACAAGAAGAGAGTGCGACTGTCGTAAATAAGCTAATCTACACAGCTCAAATTATACCTGATCGTGGCTCTTGGCTATACTTTGAGTATGACACAAAAGACGTTCTTTATGTGCGTATAAATAAGCGTAGAAAAGTACCAGTAACGATACTATTTAGGGCACTTGGTTATAAAAAACAAGACATTATAAAACTATTTTATCCTATTCAAACACTAACAATAAAAAATGGCAAATTTTTAACAGTATTTAACTCTGATGATTATCTTGGCAGAGTTGAGTATGATATAAAAGATGAAAGTGGAAAGATTCTACACGAAGCTGGAAAACGCTTGACTAAGAAAAAAGCAGATAAGCTAGTAGAAGACGGGCTAAAATTTGTAGAGTACCCAACAGAGGTTTTAATAAACAAATATCTTGCAAATCCAGTTATTGACAATGAAAGTGGCGAAGTTGTATATGATACTCTTTCACAACTTGATGAAAATAAACTGGCTAAAATTTTAAGCGAATATGAAAGCATTGAGATTATAAATAACTCTGCTTCAGGTGTTGATGATGCTATTATAAATTCTTTCTTGGCTGATGCTGAGACATTAAAACTTTTAAAACAGACAGAGGGTATTGATGATGAAAATGACCTCTCTGCTATTAGAATTTATAAGGTTATGCGTCCTGGAGAGCCAGTTGTAAAAGACGCTGCGAAAGCATTTGTAAATGATATATTCTTTAACCCTGAGCGTTACGATATGACTAAAGTTGGTCGTATGAAGATGAATCACAAACTAGCTCTTGAGGTTCCAGAATACGTAACGGTTCTTACAAATGAGGATATTATAAAGACAGCAAAATATCTTATAAAAGTTAAAAATGGACAGGGCTTGATAGATGATAGAGATCATCTTGGAAATCGTCGTATCCGCTCTATTGGCGAACTTTTAGCAAATGAACTTCACCTTGGATTTGTCAAAATGCAAAAGGCGATCCGTGATAAATTTACAGGGCTTAGCAACAGTATAGACGAGCTAATGCCTTATGATTTAATCAATCCAAAGATGATAACTGCGACTATAATGGAATTTTTCACTGGCGGTCAGTTAAGTCAGTTTATGGATCAGACCAACC comes from the Campylobacter mucosalis genome and includes:
- the tuf gene encoding elongation factor Tu, coding for MAKEKFSRNKPHVNIGTIGHVDHGKTTLTAAISAVLSRRGLAELKDYDNIDNAPEEKERGITIATSHIEYETENRHYAHVDCPGHADYVKNMITGAAQMDGAILVVSAADGPMPQTREHILLSRQVGVPYIVVFMNKADMVDDAELLDLVEMEIRELLSTYDFPGDDTPIIAGSALQALNEAKDGKDGEWSAKVLELMAAVDSYIPTPARATDKDFLMPIEDVFSISGRGTVVTGRIEKGVVKVGDTIEIVGIRDTQTTTVTGVEMFRKEMDQGEAGDNVGVLLRGTKKEDVERGMVLAKPKSITPHTKFEGEVYILTKDEGGRHTPFFNNYRPQFYVRTTDVTGSITLPEGTEMVMPGDNLKITVELIAPVALEEGTRFAIREGGRTVGSGVVSKILA
- the rpmG gene encoding 50S ribosomal protein L33, with the protein product MAKSNSRVKIGLKCSESGDINYTTTKNSKTTTEKLELKKYCPRLKKHTVHKEVKLKS
- the secE gene encoding preprotein translocase subunit SecE, which codes for MEKIINYLKLSKLEILKVIFPTKEQVRNAFITVFIVVTVVSLFLALVDAIMSFSLSKII
- the nusG gene encoding transcription termination/antitermination protein NusG; the encoded protein is MAHKWYAIQTYAGSEMAVKRAIESMALDNDIGSRVEEVIVPTEDVIEIKNGKQKINERTLYPGYAFARLDLDTALWHKIQSLPKVGRFIGESKKPTPLSDKDINTILEKVEKRAAPKPKIFFEDGESVRITEGPFANFTGIVEEYDMVHGKLRLNVSIFGRSTPVDILYSQVEKII
- the rplK gene encoding 50S ribosomal protein L11 — protein: MAKKVIGEIKLQIAATKANPSPPVGPALGQQGVNIMEFCKAFNERTKDMAGFNIPVVITVYADRSFTFITKQPPATDLIKKAAGISKGTDNPLKNKVGKITKAQILEIVERKIVDLNTNDKEQAAKIIAGSARSMGVEVID
- the rplA gene encoding 50S ribosomal protein L1, which codes for MGKTTKRFQELLKKVDDNKIYSLSEAIDTVKTLASAKFDETVEIALKLNVDPRHADQMVRGSVILPAGTGKKVRVAVIAKDAKADEAKAAGADLVGAEDIIDDVQKGIINFDVLIATPNLMGVLGKAARILGPKGLMPNPKTGTVTMDVAQAVNNAKSGQVNFRVDKQGNIHAGLGKVSFSKEQLNENVSAFIKAINKHKPAAAKGRYVKNARLSLTMSPSIALDTQEVMDLK
- the rplJ gene encoding 50S ribosomal protein L10, whose protein sequence is MTRNEKSEVIAKLESEFKNAQAIVVCDYRGLSVKKLEALRNAAREQNVKVQVVKNTLAKIALKNVEKEGMDLKDTNIYVWGEDQLSVTKVVAKFEETNQDLFKIKIAHIEGEVASVEKVKALSKMPSRDELIAMLLQVWNAPIQNFTIGLNALKEKKEQSA
- the rplL gene encoding 50S ribosomal protein L7/L12 — translated: MAITKADVLEFISNLSVLELSELVKEFEEKFGVSAAPVMVAGVGGGAAAEAAEEKTEFNIVLLDGGDKKINVIKVVRALTGLGLKEAKDAVEQTPSVLKEGVSKDEAEAAKKELEEAGAKVELK